Proteins from a single region of Pseudarthrobacter sp. NIBRBAC000502772:
- a CDS encoding ATP-binding cassette domain-containing protein, with amino-acid sequence MTETAALRAAESAPARRELLRVDNLVVEYAGKGFRARKFRALTDINISIGQGETLGLVGESGSGKTTLGRAVLGLAPVSGGKITFEGQDISHATRKQRRVLSRDMQVVFQDPYTSLNPALEIGDILAEPLGVQGMEQAAAKKRVKELLDQVGLPSDAIHRLPREFSGGQRQRVAIARALALSPKLIVCDEPVSALDLSTQARVLDLFLQIQRDTGVSYLFVSHDLDVVRHISHRVAVMYRGEIVEQGPADVVTRDPEHPYTQRLLLASPVPDPDRQEKRRADRHRLLEEQRIQAEQAGVPA; translated from the coding sequence GTGACCGAAACTGCAGCCTTGCGCGCCGCGGAGTCAGCCCCGGCACGCCGAGAACTTCTTCGGGTGGACAACCTGGTGGTGGAGTACGCCGGCAAGGGGTTCAGGGCACGGAAATTCCGTGCCCTGACGGATATCAACATCAGCATCGGCCAGGGCGAGACCCTGGGCCTGGTAGGGGAGTCGGGCTCCGGCAAGACCACCCTCGGCCGGGCTGTGCTGGGACTCGCGCCCGTGAGCGGCGGCAAGATCACCTTCGAAGGCCAGGACATCAGCCACGCCACACGCAAACAGCGCCGCGTCCTGAGCCGCGACATGCAGGTGGTCTTCCAGGATCCGTACACCTCCTTGAACCCCGCCCTGGAGATCGGAGACATCCTTGCCGAACCGCTGGGCGTCCAGGGCATGGAACAAGCAGCAGCCAAGAAGCGTGTCAAAGAACTCCTGGACCAGGTGGGCTTGCCGTCAGACGCCATCCACCGTCTCCCGCGGGAATTCAGCGGTGGCCAGCGCCAGCGCGTGGCCATCGCCCGTGCACTGGCCCTGTCCCCGAAGCTCATCGTCTGTGATGAGCCTGTCAGTGCCCTGGACCTCTCCACCCAGGCACGGGTCCTGGATCTGTTCCTGCAGATCCAAAGAGACACCGGGGTGTCCTACCTTTTTGTCTCCCACGACCTTGACGTGGTCCGCCACATCAGCCACCGTGTAGCCGTGATGTACCGCGGAGAAATTGTGGAGCAGGGCCCGGCCGACGTCGTCACCCGCGACCCCGAACACCCCTACACCCAGCGGCTGCTGCTCGCTTCCCCGGTGCCGGACCCGGACCGCCAGGAAAAGCGCCGCGCTGACCGGCACCGGCTGCTTGAAGAGCAGCGCATACAGGCCGAACAGGCTGGCGTCCCCGCCTAA
- the uxaC gene encoding glucuronate isomerase: MSQSIAANPDRLLPADPGTRSIARDLLARVQDLPIISPHGHVDAAVIEHNTPFPDPAALLVSPDHYVTRLIHANGASLDKLRAGGPTAPESREIWHTFVEAWPLFEGTASGYWLRHQFDSVFNLGADLGEMSADASYDAIAAKLVEPGFRPRQLFKDFNIEVLATTDDPLDTLASHKAIAEDSSFNGRVLPTFRPDAYLNIAHPTWSANVDRLVETAGDGASGYAGYITALENRRRYFVEHGAVSADHGVATPATLKLDRAEAERIFELARAGKATAEDRNTFEAHMMYQMGRMSVEDGLVMTIHPGSFRNHHTPTFEAFGADTGHDIPVATNYTEAIRPLLQDFGTAKDFHLVLFTLDETVFSRELAPLAGFYPSVYLGAPWWFLDAPDAMLRFRSAVTETAGFSRSSGFIDDTRAFCSIPARHDASRRIEASFLARLVAEHRVSEDRAHEIIVDTVDSSPRRVFKL, encoded by the coding sequence ATGTCACAGTCGATTGCTGCCAACCCAGACAGGCTCCTGCCCGCCGACCCAGGAACGCGCAGCATTGCGCGGGACCTCCTGGCGCGCGTGCAGGACCTCCCCATCATCTCCCCGCATGGCCACGTTGACGCCGCCGTCATCGAGCACAACACCCCGTTCCCTGACCCGGCAGCGCTGCTCGTCAGTCCGGACCACTACGTCACGCGCCTGATTCATGCCAACGGCGCGTCCCTGGACAAGCTGCGGGCCGGCGGTCCCACCGCGCCCGAGTCACGCGAAATCTGGCACACGTTCGTGGAGGCCTGGCCGCTCTTCGAGGGCACGGCCTCCGGCTACTGGTTGCGCCATCAGTTCGACAGTGTCTTCAACCTGGGCGCAGACCTGGGCGAGATGTCCGCCGATGCCAGCTATGACGCCATCGCCGCCAAGCTCGTGGAGCCCGGTTTCCGCCCCCGCCAGCTTTTCAAGGACTTCAACATCGAGGTCCTGGCCACCACGGACGATCCCCTGGACACCCTCGCCAGCCACAAGGCAATCGCCGAGGACTCCAGCTTCAACGGCCGCGTCCTGCCGACGTTCCGCCCGGACGCCTACCTCAATATCGCGCACCCCACCTGGAGCGCCAACGTTGACCGCCTGGTTGAAACCGCCGGTGACGGCGCCAGCGGTTACGCGGGCTACATCACGGCCCTGGAAAACCGCCGCCGCTACTTCGTGGAGCACGGCGCGGTCTCGGCAGACCACGGTGTGGCCACCCCGGCAACGCTCAAGCTGGACCGCGCCGAGGCCGAGCGCATCTTCGAACTCGCCCGCGCCGGCAAGGCCACGGCCGAGGACCGCAACACCTTCGAAGCCCACATGATGTACCAGATGGGCCGCATGTCGGTGGAGGACGGCCTGGTCATGACCATCCACCCGGGCTCCTTCCGGAACCACCACACGCCCACGTTCGAGGCCTTCGGCGCCGATACGGGCCACGACATCCCGGTCGCCACCAACTACACCGAGGCCATCCGGCCGCTGCTGCAGGACTTCGGCACGGCCAAGGACTTCCACCTGGTGCTGTTCACCCTGGACGAGACCGTCTTCTCCCGCGAACTCGCACCGCTGGCCGGCTTCTACCCGTCCGTCTACCTGGGCGCACCCTGGTGGTTCCTGGACGCCCCGGATGCCATGCTCCGCTTCCGCTCCGCCGTGACCGAAACGGCCGGGTTCTCCCGTTCCTCCGGTTTCATCGACGACACCAGGGCCTTCTGCTCCATCCCCGCCCGCCACGACGCGTCCCGCCGGATCGAAGCCTCCTTCCTGGCCCGCCTCGTGGCCGAGCACCGTGTCAGCGAAGACCGCGCCCACGAAATCATCGTGGACACCGTCGATTCCTCCCCGCGAAGGGTTTTCAAACTGTGA
- a CDS encoding ABC transporter substrate-binding protein has product MKLGPKAAAAAILVSAGLALTACGGAAGGTGTAAAKTTTLTLGAVSEIRSWDPAQAHVGHALQPYQAAYDSLLLRQPDGKLSPMLATEWKYNDANTKLTVDLRTDVTFSDGAKFDAEAAKANLDHFKKANGPQMAQLTAVSDVAVVDADTIELNLTTPDPSLEFYLSQAAGLMGSPKALGTEAIKTEPVGSGPYVMDKAATVKDSQSVFTARKDYWNKDLQKFQKVTFKTLIDLTARTNALVSGQIDATLLDPKTGKQAEGAKMKLVATEVDWQGLLLLDRDGTKNPALANVKVRQAINYAFDRKTIVEQVLLGQGTPTSQPFGKASGAWTEELENYYSYDPAKAKALLKEAGYETGVVLDIPSVPGWETQLAVIKQQLADVGITVNIGAAITNTFTSDVAAQKFTTMFFSLFQGEPWVATNQIISTKALYNPFKNTTPELQAKIDAVEKGGKDAGKLAQEVNKYVVEQAWFAPMFRVNQMYYHNAKVTVEPQVQQAVPSIYNYSPAK; this is encoded by the coding sequence ATGAAGTTAGGTCCCAAGGCGGCAGCAGCTGCTATTCTCGTCAGCGCTGGACTGGCGCTGACGGCCTGCGGCGGCGCCGCAGGTGGCACCGGTACGGCAGCAGCCAAAACAACAACGCTGACCCTCGGAGCCGTTTCGGAAATCCGCTCCTGGGACCCGGCCCAGGCCCACGTTGGGCACGCCCTGCAGCCGTACCAGGCAGCGTATGACTCCCTGCTCCTGCGGCAGCCGGACGGCAAGCTCAGCCCCATGCTGGCCACCGAGTGGAAGTACAACGACGCCAACACTAAGCTCACCGTTGACCTCCGTACGGACGTGACCTTCAGCGACGGCGCCAAGTTCGACGCCGAAGCGGCCAAGGCGAACCTGGACCACTTCAAAAAGGCCAACGGTCCGCAGATGGCCCAGCTGACCGCGGTCTCCGACGTCGCAGTAGTGGATGCTGACACCATCGAACTGAACCTGACTACTCCGGATCCCTCTTTAGAGTTCTACCTCAGCCAGGCTGCCGGCCTAATGGGCAGCCCCAAGGCGCTGGGCACCGAAGCCATCAAGACCGAGCCCGTAGGCAGCGGACCGTATGTCATGGACAAGGCCGCCACAGTGAAGGACTCGCAGTCTGTGTTCACCGCCCGCAAGGACTACTGGAACAAAGACCTCCAGAAGTTCCAGAAGGTCACCTTTAAGACCCTTATTGACCTGACCGCCCGCACCAACGCCCTGGTTTCGGGACAGATTGACGCCACCCTCCTGGATCCCAAGACCGGCAAACAGGCCGAAGGCGCCAAGATGAAGTTGGTAGCCACCGAGGTGGACTGGCAGGGCCTCCTCTTGCTGGACCGCGACGGTACCAAGAACCCCGCACTGGCGAACGTCAAGGTCCGCCAGGCCATCAACTACGCCTTTGACCGCAAGACCATTGTGGAACAGGTCCTCCTCGGCCAAGGCACCCCGACGTCGCAGCCGTTCGGCAAGGCCAGCGGGGCCTGGACCGAAGAGCTGGAGAACTACTACAGCTACGATCCGGCCAAGGCCAAGGCCCTCCTGAAGGAAGCCGGCTACGAGACCGGCGTTGTCCTCGACATCCCGTCGGTTCCGGGCTGGGAAACCCAGCTCGCGGTGATCAAGCAGCAGCTGGCGGACGTTGGAATCACCGTGAACATTGGTGCCGCCATCACCAACACGTTCACCAGCGATGTCGCCGCCCAGAAGTTCACCACTATGTTCTTCTCCCTCTTCCAGGGTGAGCCGTGGGTTGCTACCAACCAGATCATCTCCACGAAGGCCCTCTACAACCCGTTCAAGAACACCACTCCCGAGCTGCAGGCCAAGATCGATGCAGTCGAGAAGGGCGGCAAGGACGCTGGCAAGCTGGCCCAGGAAGTCAACAAGTACGTAGTGGAGCAGGCCTGGTTCGCCCCGATGTTCCGCGTGAACCAGATGTACTACCACAACGCCAAGGTCACGGTGGAACCCCAGGTCCAGCAGGCCGTTCCGTCGATCTACAACTACTCGCCCGCCAAGTAA
- a CDS encoding dipeptide/oligopeptide/nickel ABC transporter permease/ATP-binding protein, whose protein sequence is MTESVETSALTPAPGTTAPGTSGQTGTVVRSTVLKRLFKNPMGIIAIAILLTMAGMAVFADVLAPFDENFANISKTLAAPDAVNILGTDSSGRDVWSRLLFGAQLTLSSALLCAAVAIAIGLPAGLVAGYYAGKFEAVSNWVVSILMSLPGLIVLLTIRAAFGPSVWIAMIAFGVLISPSYFRLTRSAVQSVRNELYVDAARVSGLSDLSIITRHIFSVVRAPIIIQTAAIAGVAIAIQSGLEFLGLGDPAKATWGVMLSEGFKNVYLTPTLLFWPAFAMALTIGALVLLGNAIRDALEDGEKIKHRRQKAHQAEDAAAASAAKSARKTIAAVEAGTEHHLVKVTNLGVGYPQADGSIKKVVDDVSFHVDRGEILGIVGESGSGKSQTAFSILGLLPDTARIVGGAIQFDGNYTVAPGDEKVNQERLSKLRGKRISYIPQEPMSNLDPAFTIGYQLVTPMVRVLGISKAEATVRAMKLLSDVGIVSPDRTFRAYPHEVSGGMAQRVLIAGAISCEPDLIIADEPTTALDVTVQADVLDLLRDLQRRLGVGIILVTHNFGVVADLCDRVVVMQNGRLVEEGPVRDILREPKETYTQTLLASMLEGKEPMSMLVPATASATASSTAKENVL, encoded by the coding sequence GTGACCGAGTCCGTCGAAACCTCAGCCCTGACACCCGCACCCGGTACAACTGCACCGGGTACGTCAGGCCAGACCGGAACTGTCGTCCGGTCAACAGTCCTCAAACGGCTGTTTAAGAATCCCATGGGCATCATCGCCATCGCCATCCTTCTGACCATGGCCGGCATGGCCGTCTTCGCCGATGTCCTGGCCCCGTTCGATGAAAACTTCGCCAACATCTCCAAGACTCTCGCAGCCCCCGACGCGGTTAACATCCTGGGCACTGACAGCTCTGGCCGTGACGTTTGGAGCCGGCTGCTCTTCGGGGCGCAGCTGACCCTCAGCTCTGCGCTCCTGTGCGCCGCCGTCGCCATCGCGATCGGCCTGCCCGCCGGCCTCGTGGCCGGCTACTACGCCGGCAAGTTCGAAGCCGTCTCCAACTGGGTGGTCAGCATCCTCATGAGCCTGCCTGGCCTGATCGTCCTGCTGACTATCCGGGCCGCTTTCGGTCCGTCAGTCTGGATTGCCATGATCGCGTTCGGTGTGCTGATCAGCCCCTCCTACTTCCGCCTGACGCGCTCAGCGGTACAGTCGGTCCGCAACGAGCTCTACGTTGATGCCGCCCGCGTCTCCGGGCTGTCAGACCTCAGCATCATCACCCGCCACATCTTCTCCGTGGTCCGCGCGCCCATCATCATCCAGACGGCCGCGATCGCCGGCGTCGCCATCGCCATCCAGTCCGGACTCGAGTTCCTGGGCCTGGGCGATCCGGCCAAGGCCACCTGGGGTGTGATGCTCAGCGAAGGCTTCAAGAACGTCTACCTCACCCCGACGCTGCTTTTCTGGCCTGCATTTGCCATGGCGCTGACCATCGGTGCACTTGTCCTCTTGGGCAACGCCATCCGCGACGCCCTCGAAGACGGCGAAAAGATCAAGCACCGCAGGCAGAAAGCCCATCAGGCCGAAGATGCTGCCGCAGCCAGCGCCGCCAAGTCAGCGCGCAAGACCATCGCCGCCGTCGAGGCCGGAACCGAACACCACCTCGTGAAGGTGACCAACCTCGGCGTCGGTTACCCCCAGGCGGACGGATCCATCAAGAAGGTCGTGGACGACGTCTCGTTCCATGTGGATCGCGGCGAAATCCTCGGCATCGTGGGCGAATCCGGTTCGGGTAAGTCCCAGACCGCCTTCTCCATCCTGGGCCTGCTGCCGGACACCGCACGCATCGTGGGCGGGGCCATCCAGTTCGATGGCAACTACACCGTCGCGCCAGGCGACGAAAAGGTGAACCAGGAACGACTCTCCAAGCTGCGCGGCAAACGCATCTCCTACATCCCGCAGGAACCCATGAGCAACCTGGACCCCGCGTTCACTATTGGCTACCAGTTGGTGACGCCCATGGTGCGTGTCCTGGGAATCTCCAAGGCAGAGGCCACAGTGCGGGCCATGAAGCTGCTGTCCGACGTCGGCATCGTCAGCCCGGACCGGACCTTCAGGGCGTACCCCCACGAGGTCTCCGGCGGCATGGCCCAGCGCGTGCTGATTGCCGGCGCCATCAGCTGCGAACCGGACCTCATCATTGCCGATGAGCCCACCACGGCACTGGACGTTACGGTCCAGGCCGATGTGCTGGACCTGCTGCGGGATCTCCAGCGCCGGCTCGGCGTCGGCATCATCCTGGTGACCCACAACTTCGGCGTGGTGGCTGACCTCTGCGACCGTGTAGTGGTCATGCAGAACGGCCGGCTGGTGGAGGAAGGCCCCGTGCGGGACATCCTGCGCGAACCCAAGGAAACCTACACCCAGACCCTGCTGGCATCCATGCTCGAAGGCAAGGAACCCATGTCCATGCTCGTGCCCGCCACCGCGTCTGCAACTGCGTCGTCAACTGCCAAGGAGAACGTACTGTGA
- a CDS encoding ABC transporter permease, producing the protein MITFILKRLGSGLVVLFAVSILVFSLLYVSSGSIARNILGDQATPDQLAVKEAELGLDQPIITRYFSWLAGALQGDLGTSWFTSEPVAHALATRIPVTMTMVIAAMLLISIIATLIGVAAAVKRGWVDRVVQIGAIIGDSVPGFVIGIILVTILAIQMGLFPATSTISPGVGADAWVLSLTLPVIALLINGVTGGAQQIRSAVIKQLERDYVRTLRSRGIGEREVLFKHVLRSAAPAGLTVLSLQLIGMLGGVVIIEQIFALPGMGPLAVAATSQSDQPVVMGVVMYTVAVVIVVNLIVDLLNGWLNPKVRAS; encoded by the coding sequence ATGATCACTTTCATCCTTAAACGCCTCGGCAGCGGACTCGTAGTCCTGTTCGCCGTCTCGATCCTCGTTTTTTCCCTGCTCTACGTATCGAGCGGCAGCATTGCGCGGAACATCCTGGGCGACCAGGCCACGCCGGATCAGCTGGCCGTGAAGGAAGCCGAGTTGGGACTCGACCAGCCCATCATCACCCGCTACTTCAGCTGGCTCGCGGGCGCCTTACAGGGGGATCTGGGAACATCCTGGTTCACCTCTGAGCCCGTCGCCCACGCGCTGGCCACGCGCATCCCGGTCACCATGACCATGGTGATTGCGGCCATGCTCCTGATCTCCATCATCGCCACCCTCATCGGCGTGGCCGCTGCAGTGAAGCGCGGCTGGGTGGACCGCGTGGTCCAGATCGGTGCCATCATCGGCGACTCCGTCCCCGGCTTTGTCATCGGCATCATCCTGGTGACCATCCTTGCTATCCAGATGGGCCTTTTCCCCGCCACCAGTACCATCTCGCCCGGTGTCGGCGCGGACGCCTGGGTGCTTTCCCTGACCCTTCCGGTGATCGCCCTACTGATCAACGGAGTGACCGGCGGTGCCCAGCAGATCCGAAGCGCCGTCATCAAGCAGCTCGAACGCGATTACGTGCGCACACTGCGCAGCCGCGGCATCGGTGAGCGCGAGGTCCTGTTCAAGCACGTCCTGCGAAGCGCCGCCCCGGCGGGACTAACCGTGCTCAGCCTGCAGCTGATCGGCATGCTCGGCGGTGTGGTCATCATCGAGCAGATCTTTGCTCTCCCCGGCATGGGGCCATTGGCCGTAGCCGCCACCAGCCAGAGTGACCAGCCAGTGGTCATGGGCGTTGTTATGTACACCGTCGCCGTTGTCATTGTGGTCAACCTCATCGTTGACCTGCTCAACGGCTGGCTTAACCCGAAGGTGCGTGCCTCGTGA
- a CDS encoding Gfo/Idh/MocA family protein: MTGLKAAVIGCGDVSAVHFEAIAKLDGARLAGVCDSDPGRLAAAVAAYGVPGFPDHLSLLEAVGPDVVHVTTPHNMHASIAADCLERGVNVIVEKPLAHTLEEGRRLVETAKASTAKIAVCFQNRYNATSQAMHALLSSGELGAVVGASATVLWHRDADYYLSRPWRGTWAGGGGGLMMNQAIHTVDLLQWLVGDVVSLSGNAATRFLGETIEVEDTAEFVAEHANGARSAFYATLANAVNAPVTLDIVTEKATLSLRGDLTVTYADGRVDVVPERVMESGGRAYWGVSHELLINDFYARLGDEGPFWIDPEEAEKSLRIVKEIYRQSYKDAVATVS; encoded by the coding sequence GTGACGGGCCTCAAGGCCGCAGTTATCGGTTGCGGCGATGTGTCGGCGGTGCACTTTGAGGCCATCGCAAAGCTCGACGGCGCGCGGCTGGCCGGGGTCTGCGACTCGGATCCCGGCCGCCTTGCGGCTGCTGTGGCCGCCTATGGTGTCCCCGGGTTCCCTGATCACCTCAGCCTGCTCGAGGCCGTGGGACCGGATGTTGTGCACGTTACGACCCCGCACAACATGCACGCCTCCATCGCGGCGGACTGCCTTGAGCGTGGTGTGAACGTCATTGTTGAAAAGCCGCTCGCGCATACGCTCGAAGAAGGCCGCCGGCTGGTGGAGACTGCCAAGGCCTCCACTGCCAAGATCGCCGTCTGCTTCCAGAACCGCTACAACGCCACCTCGCAGGCCATGCACGCACTGCTTTCCTCCGGCGAGCTGGGTGCGGTAGTAGGGGCTTCAGCTACGGTGCTGTGGCACCGCGACGCCGACTATTACCTCAGCCGGCCGTGGCGCGGAACCTGGGCGGGGGGCGGTGGCGGGCTCATGATGAACCAGGCCATCCACACCGTCGACCTGCTGCAGTGGCTGGTGGGTGACGTCGTTTCGTTATCCGGCAACGCGGCCACCAGGTTCCTGGGGGAAACCATCGAGGTGGAGGACACCGCTGAGTTTGTTGCCGAGCATGCCAACGGTGCGCGCAGCGCCTTTTATGCCACCCTGGCCAACGCCGTCAATGCGCCGGTCACGCTGGACATCGTCACGGAAAAAGCGACTCTCAGCCTTCGTGGGGACTTGACCGTCACCTATGCGGACGGGCGCGTGGATGTGGTCCCCGAGCGTGTAATGGAGTCCGGCGGACGCGCCTACTGGGGGGTCTCACACGAGCTGCTCATCAATGACTTCTATGCCCGGCTCGGTGATGAGGGCCCGTTCTGGATCGATCCTGAAGAAGCGGAGAAATCGCTGAGGATCGTCAAGGAGATTTACCGCCAGAGCTACAAGGACGCTGTGGCGACGGTTTCCTAG
- a CDS encoding LacI family DNA-binding transcriptional regulator yields MTEPQTPDAAPSTGSVKKHGRDGKSNATIYDIAKRAGVNASTVSRALSKPGRVSSKTQKLIEDAAAELNYQVNPFARALPTGKTNTFGLIVADITNPTFFNIIRGAETTATSRDYTLVLAESAESSATELTAARRLMATVDGLILASPRMDDDNIRALAQDKPVVVINREVEGVPCVVPDVNKGISEAVRSLAANGHTKVAYVAGPPESWMSERRWEGVQAACDWSRLEAVRLESTKPTVDGGRKTARDVRASGATAVLTYNDLLAIGLMQELQAAGVVVPDHISIIGFDDIFGADFTTPPLTTVRSPLGECGEAAAKRLLDFLHGSGEQSGTLSVETELVLRGSSGRILPAK; encoded by the coding sequence GTGACTGAACCCCAAACGCCGGACGCCGCCCCATCAACGGGGTCGGTCAAAAAGCACGGCCGCGACGGCAAATCCAACGCCACCATCTACGACATCGCCAAGAGGGCCGGCGTCAACGCGTCCACGGTTTCGCGGGCGCTCAGCAAACCGGGCAGGGTCAGCTCCAAAACACAAAAGCTCATCGAGGATGCGGCCGCCGAGCTGAACTACCAGGTCAATCCGTTCGCGCGCGCGCTTCCCACGGGCAAGACCAATACGTTCGGCCTCATCGTCGCGGACATTACCAACCCCACCTTCTTTAACATCATCCGCGGCGCCGAGACCACTGCAACCAGCCGGGACTACACCCTGGTGCTCGCCGAGTCGGCGGAGTCCTCGGCAACTGAACTGACTGCCGCCCGGCGGCTCATGGCCACCGTGGACGGCCTTATCCTGGCGAGCCCGCGCATGGACGATGACAACATCCGCGCCCTGGCCCAAGACAAACCCGTGGTGGTCATCAACCGCGAGGTGGAGGGCGTGCCGTGCGTGGTGCCGGACGTCAACAAGGGGATCAGCGAGGCGGTCCGCAGCCTGGCCGCCAACGGCCACACGAAGGTTGCCTATGTGGCGGGGCCCCCGGAATCCTGGATGTCCGAACGCCGGTGGGAGGGTGTGCAGGCAGCCTGCGACTGGTCCCGGCTCGAGGCAGTGCGGCTCGAATCCACGAAACCAACGGTCGACGGCGGCCGGAAGACTGCGCGTGATGTCCGCGCCAGCGGCGCCACCGCGGTCCTGACGTACAACGACCTGCTGGCCATTGGGCTCATGCAGGAGCTTCAGGCTGCCGGCGTGGTGGTGCCCGACCACATCAGCATCATCGGCTTTGATGACATTTTCGGCGCGGATTTCACGACGCCACCGCTTACCACCGTGCGGTCGCCGCTGGGGGAGTGCGGCGAGGCAGCCGCCAAGCGCCTGCTGGACTTTCTTCACGGAAGCGGGGAACAGTCCGGCACCTTGAGCGTCGAGACTGAGCTGGTGCTGCGCGGGTCCAGCGGTAGGATCCTGCCCGCGAAGTGA
- a CDS encoding sugar phosphate isomerase/epimerase, with the protein MAKIGVQAMMLKDSFTEIGAFETLRKVSGIGYNAVEISQIPMTPENVAELDRSRSELGMDIAALSVAMETPKGRPGDSLAEHFDKIVDDAKRLDSKLLRIGMLPFPAMKSIGAVVDFAKQANEYAERLQEQGLGLYYHNHHIEFAKFDGKYMLDIIAENSPAMGMEIDVHWVQRGGLDPVRTLEKYAGRTAMVHLKDYRIGELPESAFGLLDSGDVAGFMAEFKNVVQFAEVGEGNLDFASIIPAAQAAGAQYLLVEQDELYGRTVWEALQTSYDNLVAMGQSELF; encoded by the coding sequence GTGGCCAAAATTGGCGTACAGGCAATGATGCTGAAGGACAGCTTCACCGAAATCGGGGCGTTCGAAACGCTCCGCAAGGTCAGCGGGATCGGCTACAACGCCGTCGAGATCTCCCAGATCCCGATGACGCCGGAAAACGTCGCCGAGCTGGACCGCTCCCGCAGCGAGCTGGGCATGGACATCGCGGCCCTGTCCGTGGCCATGGAAACCCCCAAAGGTCGGCCCGGCGACTCCCTGGCAGAGCACTTCGACAAGATTGTGGACGATGCCAAGCGGCTGGATTCGAAACTGCTGCGGATCGGCATGCTGCCGTTCCCCGCGATGAAGTCGATCGGCGCCGTGGTTGACTTCGCCAAGCAGGCCAACGAATACGCCGAACGGCTGCAGGAGCAGGGCCTGGGCCTGTACTACCACAACCACCACATCGAGTTCGCGAAGTTCGACGGCAAGTACATGCTGGACATCATCGCCGAGAACTCCCCGGCCATGGGCATGGAAATCGATGTGCACTGGGTACAGCGCGGCGGCCTGGACCCGGTCCGTACCCTCGAGAAGTACGCCGGCCGCACGGCCATGGTCCACCTCAAGGACTACCGCATCGGCGAACTGCCCGAGTCGGCCTTCGGGTTGCTGGACTCAGGGGACGTCGCCGGATTCATGGCGGAGTTCAAGAACGTCGTCCAGTTCGCCGAAGTTGGGGAAGGCAACCTCGACTTCGCCTCCATCATCCCGGCCGCGCAGGCCGCCGGCGCGCAGTACCTGCTGGTGGAGCAGGACGAACTCTACGGCCGCACGGTCTGGGAAGCGCTGCAGACCTCCTACGACAACCTGGTTGCCATGGGCCAGTCCGAACTCTTCTAA
- a CDS encoding Gfo/Idh/MocA family protein: MSKKVRLGIIGLGQQGGAYAKFITDGMVPNMVIGAICDTDPAKKELASATYPDAPFYDDYIAMLESGDVDAVVTCVPHFLHPEMGIETLKRNIHALVEKPAGVYTKQVKELNEFAASKPELSFGIMFNQRNNPLYKKLKEIVENGEIGKIRRSNWIITNWWRPQGYYNSSEWRATWGGEGGGVLVNQAPHQLDLWQWICGVPKSVYSKVSFGFRRDIAVEDEVTAVVDYGDGVTGVFVTATHDLTGTDRFEILGDQGKIVVEGSKTATVTRLHKPERELSDGMGMDDVRKLFMGELNPEQYYTTEVIEFESVWGGQHAGVLENFAANILDGTPLLAPGSDGINGVRLANAIHLSAWTGKEVGLDFDENEFLAELNKRIAEEGKFPQRT; this comes from the coding sequence GTGAGCAAGAAAGTACGCCTCGGCATCATCGGCCTGGGCCAGCAGGGCGGCGCCTACGCCAAGTTCATCACGGACGGCATGGTCCCCAACATGGTGATCGGGGCCATCTGCGACACCGATCCGGCCAAGAAGGAACTCGCCTCCGCCACGTACCCGGACGCTCCCTTTTATGACGACTACATCGCCATGCTGGAAAGCGGAGACGTTGACGCCGTCGTGACCTGCGTGCCGCACTTCCTGCACCCGGAAATGGGCATCGAGACTCTCAAGCGCAACATCCACGCGCTGGTGGAGAAGCCGGCAGGCGTCTACACCAAGCAGGTCAAGGAACTGAACGAGTTCGCGGCCTCCAAGCCGGAACTCTCCTTCGGCATCATGTTCAACCAGCGCAACAACCCGCTGTACAAGAAGCTCAAAGAGATTGTGGAAAACGGCGAGATCGGCAAGATCCGCCGCAGCAACTGGATCATCACTAACTGGTGGCGCCCCCAGGGCTACTACAACTCCAGCGAGTGGCGCGCAACGTGGGGCGGCGAAGGTGGCGGCGTCCTGGTCAACCAGGCTCCGCACCAGCTGGACCTGTGGCAGTGGATCTGCGGCGTGCCGAAGTCCGTCTACTCCAAGGTTTCCTTCGGCTTCCGCCGCGACATCGCCGTCGAAGATGAAGTCACCGCAGTAGTTGACTACGGAGACGGCGTCACCGGCGTATTTGTCACCGCCACGCACGATCTGACCGGGACTGACCGCTTCGAGATCCTGGGCGACCAGGGCAAGATCGTCGTCGAGGGCAGCAAGACCGCCACCGTGACGCGCCTGCACAAGCCGGAGCGCGAACTCAGCGACGGCATGGGCATGGACGATGTCCGCAAGCTCTTTATGGGCGAGCTGAACCCGGAGCAGTACTACACCACCGAGGTCATCGAATTTGAGTCCGTCTGGGGTGGGCAGCACGCCGGTGTCCTGGAGAACTTCGCCGCAAACATCCTGGACGGCACACCGCTGCTGGCTCCGGGCTCGGACGGCATCAACGGAGTCCGCCTGGCCAACGCCATCCACCTCTCCGCCTGGACCGGTAAGGAAGTTGGACTGGACTTCGACGAGAACGAGTTCCTCGCCGAGCTCAATAAGCGCATCGCCGAAGAGGGCAAGTTCCCGCAGCGCACGTAA